A region from the Ralstonia pickettii genome encodes:
- a CDS encoding glycosyltransferase family 2 protein, translating into MQALDDALRAQAPCSIVVLTYNRAATVLETLGKLVMLDEAWPIVVVDNGSTDGTADQVAARFPDVTLVRLPRNYGAAGRNFGVATVDTPYVAFCDDDTAWLPGSVARAVDVLQRYPAVGVVAAHVVVGPTRRDDTACEPMATSTLPAEGLPGPALLGFMAGACVVRARAFTEAGGYRRDLFIGGEESVLALDLVDAGWRIVYCREVVTHHNPSPVRDVMQRRALLTRNELLSAWLRLPLDLAWRVTGRAIRAMAEQGVLAEALPAALVRLPGTLLHRHTVQPTTVALWRQMDADRQRRRAIPTLSIG; encoded by the coding sequence ATGCAAGCGCTGGATGACGCCCTCAGGGCCCAGGCACCGTGCTCCATCGTCGTGCTGACGTATAACCGGGCGGCCACCGTGCTGGAGACGCTTGGCAAACTTGTCATGCTCGATGAAGCGTGGCCCATCGTGGTAGTCGACAACGGCTCTACCGACGGCACTGCCGACCAGGTCGCCGCGCGCTTCCCAGACGTCACGCTCGTGCGGTTGCCGCGCAACTACGGCGCAGCCGGCCGCAACTTTGGCGTGGCCACCGTCGATACGCCTTACGTCGCCTTCTGCGATGACGACACCGCGTGGCTGCCGGGCTCGGTGGCACGGGCAGTAGACGTGCTGCAGCGGTATCCGGCCGTGGGCGTGGTGGCTGCACATGTCGTGGTCGGCCCGACGCGGCGCGACGACACCGCGTGTGAACCCATGGCTACCAGCACACTGCCCGCCGAAGGTTTGCCGGGCCCCGCGTTGCTCGGTTTCATGGCAGGGGCGTGCGTGGTTCGCGCGCGCGCGTTCACCGAGGCCGGTGGGTATCGGCGGGACCTCTTTATCGGGGGTGAAGAGAGCGTGCTCGCGCTTGATCTGGTCGACGCCGGCTGGCGCATCGTCTACTGCCGGGAGGTGGTCACGCACCACAACCCTTCGCCGGTGCGCGATGTGATGCAGCGGCGCGCCCTGCTGACGCGCAACGAGTTGCTGAGCGCCTGGCTGCGGTTGCCGCTCGACCTCGCGTGGCGGGTGACGGGTCGCGCGATCCGGGCGATGGCCGAACAGGGCGTGCTTGCAGAAGCTTTGCCTGCCGCGCTGGTACGCCTGCCGGGCACGCTGCTGCATCGGCATACCGTGCAGCCGACCACCGTGGCGCTGTGGCGGCAGATGGATGCAGACCGGCAGCGCCGCCGCGCCATCCCCACGCTGTCGATCGGCTAG
- a CDS encoding zinc-dependent alcohol dehydrogenase, whose protein sequence is MKAVVFHGIGDIRLEDVPEPTLREPTDAIVRLTASAICGTDLHFVRGTMADVKEGRILGHEGVGVVEALGDDVRNLSIGDRVVIPSTIACGACAYCRAGYTAQCDVANPHGHLAGTSFYGGPEEAGGFDGLQAEKARVPFAHVNLVKLPDEVSDDQAILLSDIFPTGYFGADLANIKPGHTVAVFGAGPVGQFVIASAKLMGAGRIFAVDHLPDRLDMARAQGAEVIDFEREDPVQALRRLTGGIGVDCAIDAVGVDAQHADHGPARPDDKTAEAFAAERKATAPQARGTGAVSDTNENAPWQAGDAPSQALRWAVEGLAKAGTLSIIGVYPPNDTTFPIGMAMNKNLTVRMGNCNHRRYLPKLVELVRTGAIDPATVLSVREPMAAALDAYRAFDSREPGWIKVKLDPQASDGARTPSASRA, encoded by the coding sequence ATGAAAGCTGTTGTATTTCACGGCATCGGCGACATCCGTCTGGAAGACGTGCCCGAGCCGACACTGCGCGAGCCGACCGACGCCATCGTGCGCCTGACGGCCAGCGCCATCTGCGGGACGGATCTGCACTTCGTGCGCGGCACCATGGCCGATGTGAAGGAGGGGCGCATCCTCGGCCACGAGGGGGTGGGCGTGGTGGAAGCACTGGGCGACGACGTGCGCAATCTGTCGATCGGCGATCGGGTGGTGATTCCGTCCACCATCGCGTGCGGCGCGTGCGCATATTGCCGTGCCGGTTACACGGCGCAATGTGATGTGGCGAACCCGCATGGGCACCTCGCCGGTACGTCGTTCTACGGCGGCCCGGAAGAGGCCGGCGGGTTTGACGGCCTGCAGGCGGAGAAGGCGCGCGTACCGTTTGCGCATGTCAACCTCGTCAAGCTGCCCGATGAGGTGTCGGACGATCAAGCCATTCTGCTGTCGGACATCTTTCCTACCGGCTACTTCGGCGCTGATCTCGCCAACATCAAACCGGGCCATACCGTTGCTGTGTTCGGCGCGGGGCCGGTCGGGCAGTTCGTAATTGCCTCGGCCAAGCTGATGGGCGCGGGGCGCATCTTTGCGGTGGACCATCTGCCGGACCGGCTGGACATGGCGCGTGCCCAAGGCGCCGAGGTGATCGATTTCGAGCGCGAGGACCCTGTGCAGGCGTTGCGCCGGCTCACCGGTGGCATTGGTGTGGATTGCGCGATCGATGCCGTGGGCGTGGACGCCCAGCATGCCGACCACGGCCCCGCACGCCCCGACGACAAGACTGCCGAGGCGTTTGCCGCCGAGCGCAAAGCCACGGCGCCGCAAGCGCGCGGCACGGGTGCCGTTTCCGATACCAACGAGAACGCACCGTGGCAAGCCGGCGATGCGCCGTCGCAAGCGCTGCGCTGGGCCGTCGAAGGCTTGGCCAAGGCCGGCACGCTGTCGATCATCGGTGTGTATCCGCCCAACGACACGACGTTCCCCATCGGCATGGCGATGAACAAGAACCTCACCGTCCGCATGGGCAATTGCAACCACCGGCGCTATCTGCCCAAGCTGGTGGAACTGGTGCGCACGGGTGCCATCGATCCGGCGACCGTGCTGTCGGTGCGCGAGCCAATGGCAGCGGCGCTCGACGCCTACCGCGCCTTCGACTCGCGCGAGCCGGGCTGGATAAAAGTCAAGCTCGACCCGCAAGCCTCTGACGGCGCTCGCACGCCAAGCGCCTCTCGGGCATGA
- a CDS encoding PIG-L deacetylase family protein: MTRELHDRVASLGPVLVISPHFDDAIFSCGGLLAAHHGSRTVTVFGGAPTTPVSTIWDRDAGFADSTEAVAARRLEDAQAHAQVSATVQHLAFCDSQYGQTPSAAELERALHRLVERQVADAVFVPLGLFHSDHVLVHDAALMLLRKLPKRLWIGYEDALYRRGRGAVQERIVALAGRGIVATPVSPVTAVDGRQKRRAVARYASQLRAFGPGGVDDLHLPERFWLLEPKEGETDHASAG, from the coding sequence ATGACCCGGGAACTGCACGATCGCGTCGCCAGCCTTGGGCCGGTGCTGGTGATCTCGCCGCACTTTGACGATGCGATCTTTTCGTGCGGCGGCTTGCTGGCTGCGCATCACGGCAGCCGCACGGTCACGGTGTTTGGCGGCGCGCCAACGACACCCGTCTCAACGATATGGGACCGTGACGCGGGCTTTGCCGATTCCACCGAAGCGGTGGCCGCGCGTCGGCTGGAGGACGCTCAAGCGCATGCACAAGTGAGCGCCACGGTTCAGCATCTCGCCTTCTGCGACAGCCAGTACGGGCAGACGCCCAGTGCGGCGGAGCTGGAGCGCGCGCTGCACAGGCTGGTGGAAAGACAGGTGGCGGATGCGGTGTTCGTGCCGCTGGGGCTCTTCCACAGTGACCACGTGCTCGTGCATGACGCGGCCCTGATGCTGTTGCGCAAGCTGCCGAAGCGCCTCTGGATCGGCTATGAAGACGCGCTGTACCGGCGCGGGCGCGGTGCGGTGCAGGAGCGCATCGTTGCGCTGGCAGGCCGCGGCATTGTTGCGACACCGGTGTCGCCCGTCACGGCCGTGGACGGCCGACAGAAGCGCCGCGCCGTCGCGCGTTATGCGAGCCAGTTGCGCGCCTTCGGCCCCGGCGGCGTGGACGACCTGCACCTGCCCGAGCGCTTCTGGCTGCTGGAACCCAAGGAAGGAGAAACCGATCATGCAAGCGCTGGATGA
- a CDS encoding UDP-glucuronic acid decarboxylase family protein has protein sequence MRHHGDAHHPGHPEPHHHWRDQRRVLVTGGAGFLGSHLCDRLLRDGHDVLCVDNFYTGTKRNIAHLLGHPRFEVLRHDVTFPLYVEVDDIYNLACPASPIHYQHDPVQTTKTSVHGAINMLGLAKRVGARILQASTSEVYGDPQEHPQTERYWGNVNPIGVRSCYDEGKRCAETLFMDYRRQHGLDVKVARIFNTYGPRMHPNDGRVVSNFIMQALAGEPITLYGDGRQTRAFCYADDLIDALVRLMNTPAEVAGPVNLGNPVEMSMLDIARQIVSCTRSNSELVFHPLPQDDPTQRCPDIALAREVLGWEPRTALEVGLARTVEYFRQQFFLAPMPARA, from the coding sequence ATGAGACACCACGGAGATGCACATCACCCCGGCCACCCGGAACCGCACCACCACTGGCGCGACCAGCGCCGCGTGCTGGTCACGGGCGGTGCGGGCTTTCTTGGCTCGCATCTGTGCGACCGCCTGCTGCGCGACGGGCACGATGTGCTCTGCGTCGACAACTTCTACACCGGCACCAAGCGCAACATCGCGCATCTGCTGGGGCATCCGCGGTTCGAGGTGCTGCGCCACGACGTCACCTTCCCGCTGTATGTGGAGGTGGACGATATCTACAACCTGGCCTGCCCTGCCTCCCCCATCCATTACCAGCACGACCCCGTGCAGACCACCAAGACGAGCGTACACGGGGCGATCAACATGCTGGGGCTGGCCAAACGCGTGGGCGCGCGCATTCTGCAGGCGTCGACCAGCGAGGTCTATGGCGACCCGCAGGAACACCCGCAAACTGAGCGCTACTGGGGCAACGTGAACCCCATCGGCGTGCGCTCGTGCTACGACGAGGGCAAGCGTTGCGCCGAGACGCTGTTCATGGACTACCGCCGCCAGCATGGCCTGGACGTCAAGGTGGCGCGCATCTTCAACACCTATGGCCCGCGCATGCACCCGAACGACGGGCGGGTGGTCTCCAACTTCATCATGCAGGCACTCGCCGGCGAGCCGATCACGCTCTACGGCGACGGCAGGCAAACGCGTGCCTTCTGCTACGCGGACGATTTGATCGATGCGCTGGTCCGCCTCATGAACACACCGGCGGAAGTTGCGGGGCCCGTTAACCTGGGCAACCCGGTCGAGATGAGCATGCTCGACATTGCACGGCAGATCGTCTCGTGCACGCGTTCCAATTCGGAACTGGTGTTCCACCCGTTGCCGCAGGATGACCCCACACAGCGCTGCCCCGATATCGCACTGGCGCGCGAGGTACTCGGCTGGGAGCCCCGCACCGCGTTGGAGGTGGGGCTGGCCCGCACGGTGGAGTACTTCCGGCAGCAGTTCTTCCTGGCCCCGATGCCCGCGCGGGCCTGA
- a CDS encoding glycosyltransferase family 9 protein: MTPAADLLRGARRIAVFRALQLGDMLCAVPALHALRAAAPQAHITLVGLPWARQFQARYADLLDDFVAFPGGEGFPEAGPADADATHAFYAGMRSRCLDVAIQLHGSGPQSTEVVRQFGAHHVFGFQPNGVIPRQANTALLPWPTQLPEAQRLLALLVHLGAPAVRATPDFPLARDDYAEALALLRHHALDRDRLVCLHPGARMPTRRWWPERFAAVADTLIVSGFHVVITGAPSEAALVEEVRSHMRQRAASVVGQTSLGGLAALLRLARLLVCNDTGVSHVAAAVRAPSLVVACGSDVERWAPADRTLHRVLAAHPPCRPCMHWTCPTGHECARDVTVHEVLDAAYAALFDPDVHLRASHASQPADAQAASRPIENPTT; encoded by the coding sequence ATGACGCCCGCTGCCGACCTCTTGCGCGGCGCACGCCGCATCGCCGTATTTCGCGCCTTGCAACTGGGCGACATGCTGTGCGCAGTGCCTGCCCTGCACGCATTGCGGGCCGCTGCGCCACAGGCGCACATCACGCTCGTGGGGCTGCCATGGGCGCGGCAGTTCCAAGCGCGCTATGCCGATCTGCTCGACGACTTTGTCGCGTTCCCGGGCGGCGAGGGATTCCCGGAAGCCGGCCCTGCCGATGCGGATGCTACGCATGCGTTCTATGCGGGGATGCGGTCCCGCTGCCTGGATGTTGCCATCCAGCTGCACGGGAGCGGGCCGCAATCGACGGAAGTGGTCCGGCAGTTTGGTGCGCACCATGTGTTCGGATTTCAGCCCAACGGCGTCATCCCGCGGCAGGCCAATACAGCGCTGCTGCCGTGGCCGACGCAGTTGCCCGAGGCGCAACGGCTGCTGGCCCTGCTGGTCCACCTGGGGGCGCCGGCGGTGCGGGCCACGCCGGATTTTCCGCTCGCGCGTGACGACTATGCCGAAGCGCTTGCCCTGCTGCGTCACCACGCGCTGGACCGCGACCGCCTCGTCTGCCTGCACCCCGGTGCCCGCATGCCCACGCGGCGCTGGTGGCCGGAGCGCTTTGCGGCCGTGGCGGACACGCTCATCGTCAGCGGCTTTCACGTGGTGATCACGGGGGCACCGTCGGAGGCGGCCCTCGTTGAGGAGGTCCGCAGCCACATGCGCCAGCGTGCGGCTTCGGTGGTGGGGCAAACCTCGCTCGGCGGGCTGGCGGCGCTGCTGCGCCTGGCACGTCTGCTGGTGTGCAACGACACCGGCGTGTCGCACGTGGCGGCGGCGGTGCGTGCGCCCAGCCTGGTCGTTGCCTGCGGCAGCGACGTGGAACGCTGGGCGCCGGCCGACCGCACGTTGCACCGCGTGCTGGCCGCGCACCCGCCATGCCGGCCCTGCATGCATTGGACGTGCCCCACGGGGCACGAATGCGCGCGCGACGTGACGGTGCATGAAGTGCTCGACGCCGCGTATGCCGCGCTCTTCGACCCCGACGTGCACCTGCGTGCATCGCACGCGTCGCAGCCGGCAGACGCACAAGCCGCATCCCGCCCGATCGAGAACCCGACCACATGA
- the waaF gene encoding lipopolysaccharide heptosyltransferase II, whose amino-acid sequence MIAAGIPERRAVWANASRILCVRPDNLGDVVMTTPAFHALKADEHARGPSRHLTLLTSRSGATAAPHLSDIDDVIVCDVPWAKHATAADPEQTSALVDTLRDGAFDAAVIFTVHTQNPLPAAMLCFLAGIPLRLAHCRENPYALLSDWIADPDARIAATAPGDVRHEVRRQLDLVQHVTDVAADLPHRLRFNVRPADRDAVRAKLAKRGVSTDAPWIVLHPGATAASRRYPPDRFAQIACTLANRYGCPVLVTGAPAEAELVQQVCLPGLIAGQRVLNLAGALALGELAALIEGAALLVSNNSGPVHLAAATQTPVVDLYALTNPQHTPWAVPHAVLSHQVPCRYCYRSVCPLGHQACLTGVTEEEVVAAAHPLWQSSRVAQTLWRAPAGSGLSVSNTPTPVT is encoded by the coding sequence ATGATCGCGGCCGGCATCCCCGAACGCCGCGCCGTGTGGGCCAACGCGAGCCGCATCCTGTGCGTGCGGCCCGACAACCTGGGCGACGTGGTCATGACCACGCCGGCCTTCCATGCGCTCAAAGCCGACGAGCACGCCCGCGGACCGAGCCGTCACCTCACGCTGCTGACCTCGCGATCGGGCGCCACGGCGGCGCCGCATCTGTCCGACATTGACGACGTGATCGTCTGCGATGTGCCGTGGGCCAAGCACGCCACCGCGGCCGACCCCGAGCAGACCTCCGCCCTGGTGGACACTCTGCGCGACGGCGCATTCGACGCGGCGGTCATCTTTACCGTGCATACGCAGAACCCGTTGCCGGCCGCCATGCTGTGCTTTCTGGCGGGCATTCCGCTGCGCCTCGCGCATTGCCGCGAGAATCCGTACGCGCTGCTGTCGGACTGGATCGCCGACCCTGACGCGCGCATTGCAGCCACCGCGCCGGGCGACGTGCGCCACGAGGTGCGCCGTCAGCTGGACCTCGTGCAGCACGTGACCGATGTGGCCGCGGATCTGCCGCATCGTCTGCGCTTCAACGTACGCCCGGCGGACCGGGATGCCGTTCGCGCCAAACTGGCCAAGCGAGGCGTGAGCACGGATGCGCCGTGGATCGTGCTGCACCCGGGCGCGACGGCGGCATCGCGCCGCTATCCGCCCGATCGCTTCGCGCAGATCGCGTGCACGCTCGCAAACCGCTATGGGTGTCCAGTGCTGGTAACCGGTGCGCCGGCCGAAGCGGAACTGGTGCAGCAGGTGTGCCTACCGGGGCTGATCGCCGGGCAGCGCGTGCTGAACCTGGCGGGTGCGCTCGCGCTGGGGGAGCTGGCCGCACTCATTGAAGGCGCGGCGCTGCTGGTCTCCAACAACAGCGGGCCCGTGCATCTGGCCGCAGCCACGCAAACACCGGTGGTCGATCTCTATGCGCTGACCAATCCGCAGCACACGCCGTGGGCCGTGCCGCATGCAGTGCTCTCGCATCAGGTGCCGTGCCGCTATTGCTACCGCAGCGTGTGCCCGCTCGGCCATCAGGCGTGCCTGACCGGTGTGACGGAAGAGGAAGTGGTCGCGGCCGCGCACCCGTTGTGGCAGTCGTCGCGCGTGGCCCAGACGCTGTGGCGCGCGCCCGCTGGGTCTGGGTTGTCTGTATCGAATACGCCGACGCCGGTCACCTGA
- a CDS encoding glycosyltransferase family 2 protein, which produces MNQPMPFDVSSLTAVHGAPAMSVVIATWRRPQMLQRCLDGLLAQTFDAHRLELVVADDGPDDATRAVVESFAAAAPGWRVQYVPVRETQGPAAARNRGWRAATGDIIAFTDDDTIPAPTWLAEGWRVMTTAEGAAGAENGGPPDAATGAVRMPLPERPTDYERDASGLTRAEFVTANCFVRRAMLERVSGFDERFRLAWREDSDLQFRILDAGGRIVQAPRALMHHPVRPAPWGVSMSQQRKVFYDALLYKKHPQRYRTRIRPVPPWHYYGVGAAVVVALAGLAAQLPWVAAAAAVVWLALTLRFTAMRLQGTAHTVRHVLEMFWTSIAIPPLALYWRMRGAWHFRVWFL; this is translated from the coding sequence ATGAACCAGCCCATGCCGTTTGACGTGTCGTCGCTGACCGCCGTGCATGGCGCCCCTGCCATGTCCGTCGTGATTGCGACATGGCGACGGCCGCAGATGCTGCAACGCTGCCTGGACGGCTTGCTGGCACAGACATTTGACGCGCACCGGCTGGAACTGGTCGTCGCCGACGACGGCCCGGACGACGCCACCCGCGCCGTCGTGGAGAGCTTTGCCGCAGCCGCCCCCGGCTGGCGCGTGCAGTACGTGCCCGTGCGCGAAACGCAGGGCCCCGCCGCTGCACGCAACCGCGGCTGGCGCGCCGCCACGGGCGACATCATCGCCTTCACCGACGACGACACCATCCCTGCGCCGACGTGGCTGGCGGAGGGCTGGCGCGTCATGACTACCGCCGAGGGCGCTGCCGGTGCTGAGAACGGCGGGCCGCCCGATGCCGCCACGGGCGCTGTCCGCATGCCGCTGCCCGAGCGTCCGACGGACTATGAGCGCGACGCCAGCGGCCTCACCCGCGCCGAATTCGTCACCGCCAATTGCTTCGTGCGGCGCGCGATGCTGGAGCGCGTCAGCGGCTTTGACGAGCGCTTCCGGCTGGCATGGCGGGAAGACTCCGATCTGCAGTTCCGCATCCTCGATGCGGGCGGGCGCATCGTGCAGGCGCCCCGTGCATTGATGCATCACCCCGTGCGGCCCGCACCGTGGGGCGTGAGCATGTCGCAGCAGCGCAAGGTGTTTTACGACGCCCTGCTCTACAAGAAGCACCCGCAACGCTACCGCACGCGTATCCGGCCGGTGCCGCCGTGGCATTACTACGGTGTTGGCGCCGCGGTGGTGGTTGCGCTGGCCGGATTGGCCGCGCAGTTGCCCTGGGTGGCTGCTGCGGCCGCCGTGGTCTGGCTGGCACTCACGCTGCGCTTTACCGCCATGCGCCTGCAGGGCACCGCCCACACGGTGCGGCATGTGCTGGAAATGTTTTGGACATCCATCGCCATCCCGCCACTGGCGCTGTACTGGCGCATGCGCGGCGCTTGGCATTTCAGGGTCTGGTTCCTATGA
- a CDS encoding glycosyltransferase yields the protein MNHPTRQRLRILTWHVHGNYLYYLSQVPHDFYLVTRPPDASGRVPPGYAGKVGALPWGDNVHEVPFDAVAGQHFDAVLYQSRAQWEDDRLSVLSAAQRTLPTIYLEHDPPQEHPTNTRHWVQDPNVLLVHVTPFNALMWDSGITPARVIEHGVHLPAPATYAGDLERGIVVVNHLHKRGRRLGADVFHSLRQRVPLDLVGMGAEEAGGIGEVGNLALPAFCARYRFFFNPIRYTSLGLAVVEAMTIGMPIVGLATTEMSTVIRNGHNGYVDTNLDALAGVMQTLLRDPTLARDWGDAARETARTRFGIDRFVADWLDAFAAVMEKRKEAA from the coding sequence ATGAACCACCCCACGCGACAACGCCTGCGCATCCTGACCTGGCACGTGCACGGCAACTATCTGTACTACCTGTCGCAGGTGCCGCACGACTTCTATCTGGTGACGCGACCGCCCGATGCGTCGGGCCGCGTGCCGCCCGGTTATGCGGGCAAGGTCGGCGCGCTGCCCTGGGGCGACAACGTGCACGAAGTCCCGTTCGATGCCGTGGCGGGGCAGCATTTCGATGCCGTGCTGTATCAATCCCGCGCGCAGTGGGAAGACGATCGCCTGTCGGTGCTCAGCGCAGCACAGCGGACGCTGCCGACGATCTATCTCGAACACGATCCGCCGCAGGAACACCCCACCAATACGCGCCACTGGGTGCAAGACCCGAACGTGCTGCTGGTGCATGTGACGCCATTCAACGCGTTGATGTGGGACAGCGGCATCACGCCCGCACGCGTGATCGAGCACGGTGTGCACTTGCCCGCGCCGGCAACCTACGCCGGCGACCTGGAGCGCGGCATCGTGGTCGTGAATCATCTGCACAAGCGCGGGCGCCGGCTGGGTGCGGACGTGTTCCACTCGCTGCGTCAGCGCGTGCCGCTCGACCTGGTCGGCATGGGCGCGGAAGAGGCTGGGGGCATCGGTGAGGTGGGCAATCTCGCGCTGCCCGCCTTTTGTGCGCGCTACCGATTCTTCTTCAATCCGATTCGCTACACCAGCCTGGGCCTGGCCGTGGTGGAAGCCATGACGATCGGCATGCCGATCGTCGGCTTGGCCACCACGGAGATGAGCACGGTCATCCGCAACGGCCACAACGGCTATGTCGATACCAACCTCGATGCGTTGGCCGGCGTCATGCAGACGCTGCTGCGCGACCCGACGCTGGCCCGCGACTGGGGCGACGCCGCACGCGAGACGGCGCGTACGCGTTTCGGCATCGACCGCTTCGTCGCCGACTGGCTGGATGCGTTTGCCGCTGTCATGGAAAAGAGGAAGGAGGCGGCATGA
- a CDS encoding carbamoyltransferase family protein: MEAKPLYTLGINAAYHDSSATLVRDGVVIAAAEDERFTHVKHGKRPVPFSTWQLPYHAIDYCLAEAGIDLARVDQVAYSLDPALLTDLQAQTHIALPLQPSAQLDLPPGAAPWDPLFLSYVLNAPRQLADGAPHHLQARFANVTHTGPFRWSFVEHHLAHEASAFLAAPFDDCAVLTMDGRGERATTSYGLFRNGEYTRLQQVDLPHSLGLLYEEVTDYLGFLRSSDEYKVMALASYGEPRYVDAFHEIVRVETDGRYTVAPLRLEERFGPRRQRGGPMEPRHFDIARSLQQVLEETVLTMSQWLHQATGASNLAMAGGVALNCVMNARIRDRGPFENVWVQPAAGDAGTSLGAALWTDYQTRGNKQRLWKMDHAYLGPSYADEEIEQFLAWSKLPFERLDNIAEQTAELLAQGQVIGWFQGRMEFGPRALGARSILASPIPADMQARLNEIKDREDFRPVAPVVMEERAADWFIGAQTAPFMLFIFDVREERATQIPAVRHVDGTARVQTVNRRQHPLYYDLLAAFERRTGVPILVNTSFNTRGEPMVCSPRDAVESFWTSPLDALVIGPFLLRKSAAHADPTQTEEDGAIRNVDGLRRVPGLAGVA; encoded by the coding sequence ATGGAAGCCAAACCGCTCTACACCCTCGGCATCAACGCGGCGTATCACGACTCTTCCGCCACGCTGGTGCGTGACGGTGTGGTGATTGCCGCCGCTGAAGACGAACGCTTCACCCACGTCAAGCACGGCAAGCGGCCCGTGCCGTTTTCCACCTGGCAGCTGCCGTATCACGCCATCGATTACTGCCTGGCCGAGGCCGGCATCGATCTGGCGCGCGTGGATCAGGTCGCCTATTCGCTCGACCCTGCGCTGCTGACAGATCTGCAGGCGCAGACCCATATCGCGCTGCCGCTGCAGCCTTCGGCGCAGTTGGACCTGCCGCCCGGCGCCGCACCGTGGGACCCGCTTTTTCTCTCTTATGTGCTGAACGCCCCGCGCCAGCTGGCCGACGGCGCACCGCATCATCTGCAGGCGCGCTTCGCCAACGTCACACACACCGGGCCGTTCCGCTGGTCGTTTGTCGAGCACCACCTGGCACACGAGGCCAGTGCGTTTCTGGCCGCACCATTCGACGACTGCGCCGTGCTCACCATGGATGGCCGGGGCGAGCGCGCCACCACGTCCTACGGCCTCTTCCGCAACGGCGAATACACGCGCCTGCAGCAGGTGGACCTGCCGCACTCGCTCGGCCTCCTCTATGAAGAGGTGACGGACTACCTCGGCTTTCTGCGCTCGTCCGACGAATACAAGGTGATGGCGCTGGCCTCGTACGGAGAGCCACGCTATGTCGACGCATTTCACGAGATCGTGCGGGTCGAGACCGATGGCCGCTACACCGTGGCCCCCTTGCGGCTGGAAGAACGTTTCGGCCCGCGGCGCCAACGTGGCGGCCCGATGGAACCGCGCCACTTCGACATTGCCCGTTCGCTCCAGCAGGTGTTGGAAGAGACCGTGCTCACGATGAGCCAATGGCTGCATCAGGCCACCGGCGCCAGCAATCTGGCCATGGCCGGCGGCGTGGCACTCAACTGCGTGATGAACGCGCGCATACGCGACCGTGGCCCGTTCGAAAACGTATGGGTGCAACCTGCGGCCGGCGATGCCGGCACGTCGCTCGGTGCGGCGTTGTGGACGGATTACCAGACACGCGGCAACAAACAGCGTCTGTGGAAAATGGACCACGCCTATCTGGGCCCGTCGTATGCCGATGAAGAGATCGAGCAGTTCCTCGCGTGGTCCAAGCTGCCATTCGAGCGCCTGGACAACATTGCCGAACAGACCGCCGAGCTGCTGGCCCAAGGGCAGGTGATCGGTTGGTTCCAGGGGCGCATGGAGTTCGGGCCGCGCGCGTTGGGTGCACGGTCCATCCTCGCCTCCCCCATCCCCGCCGACATGCAGGCGCGGCTAAACGAGATCAAGGATCGCGAGGACTTCCGCCCCGTCGCTCCGGTGGTGATGGAAGAGCGCGCGGCCGACTGGTTTATCGGTGCGCAAACCGCGCCGTTCATGCTGTTCATCTTCGACGTGCGCGAAGAACGGGCCACGCAGATCCCGGCTGTGCGCCACGTCGACGGCACAGCACGCGTGCAGACCGTCAACCGGCGCCAGCATCCGCTGTACTACGACCTGCTGGCCGCGTTCGAGCGGCGTACCGGCGTGCCGATCCTGGTCAACACGTCGTTCAATACGCGCGGCGAGCCCATGGTGTGCAGCCCGCGCGATGCGGTGGAGTCGTTCTGGACATCGCCGCTCGATGCGCTGGTGATCGGGCCTTTTCTGCTGCGTAAGTCGGCCGCGCACGCGGACCCAACGCAAACAGAGGAAGACGGCGCCATACGCAATGTCGACGGGCTGCGGCGCGTTCCTGGCCTGGCGGGGGTCGCATGA